Sequence from the Neptunomonas japonica JAMM 1380 genome:
TGATGGAGCCACTTCCAAGGGTGACTTCATGGAAGCATTAAACGTTGCTGGCGTCTGGCAGCTGCCCGTTGTATTTATCATTAATAACAATCAATGGGCTATTTCAGTACCCCGCGCATTACAGTCTATTGCCCCAACGCTTGCCCAAAAAGCGCTCGGGGCGGGCATTCGAGGCGAGCAGGTAGATGGCAATGATGTTATCGCTCTTCACCAAAGTGTAGAACAAGCACTGATACGAGCACGAGAAGGAAAAGGCCCAACACTCATCGAAGCGGTTAGTTATCGTTTATCTGATCATACCACCGCTGACGACGCGACCCGTTATCGTCACCCGGACGCGTTAAAAACAGGCTGGGACAAAGAACCTATCAAACGTTTACGTGATTACTTACATGCACAAGGATGGTGGAATGAAAGCAATGAAACACAGTGGTTACAACACACCGCAACACTCATACAAGAAGCTGTGGATCAGTACTTAGAAACGCCTCCTCAACCTGCAAGCGCCATGTTTGACTATCTGTATGCTGAACTACCATTGCAGCTCAAGAAACAAAGAAAAATCGCCATTGCTAGGAGCGATAAGGGGGTGTCATCATGAGTACTCAACAAGCCATTTGCATGGTAGAAGCCATCAATTTAGCGTTGCATCATGCCATGAGAAATGATGATACCGTGGTACTTTTGGGCGAAGATGTCGGTACAAATGGTGGTGTTTTTCGTGCCACTATTGGTCTAAAAGAAAGCTTTGGTATAAAGCGCGTGATGGACACACCTCTCGCCGAGAATATGATTGCTGGATTATCCATTGGTATGGCTGCCCAAGGCTTAAAACCAATAGCAGAAATTCAGTTTCTGGGTTTTATTTTTCCCGCAATGGAACACATCATTTGTCATGCAGCCCGATTACGCAACAGAACTCGTGGCCGCCTCAGCTGCCCTCTTGTTATTCGTGCACCTTATGGCGGCGGCATTCATGCACCTGAACACCACTCCGAAAGCACCGAAGCCATCTTTGCTCAAATACCAGGCCTAAGAGTTGTCATTCCCTCTTCACCACAGCGTGCCTATGGCTTGCTGTTATCAGCCATACAAAACCCTGATCCTGTCATATTCCTCGAACCCAAACGTATCTACAGAAGTCAGAATCAGATCGTCGAAGATAACGGCCAAGCCTTGCCTTTAGATACCTGCTTCACCTTACGCGAAGGCAGTGATATTAGCTTAATCAGCTGGGGATCGATGGTCAAAGAAACACTCGAAGCGGCAGACCAATTAGCTGATGAAGGCATCCAATGCGAAGTCATCGATGTGGCTTCTATGAACCCGCTTGATCGAGAAACCATTTTAGCCTCTGTCGG
This genomic interval carries:
- the pdhA gene encoding pyruvate dehydrogenase (acetyl-transferring) E1 component subunit alpha, whose translation is MSISFEGQVPFYQYINEQSEVVNTLPEWALDDETLVRYYQQMVIARQFDNKAIALQRTGQLGTYASSAGCEAIDVVTASLMNKEDVLVPYYRNHAMQMVRGMKLSEVLLYWGGDERGNSSSAQGEDFPNCVPIATQCLHACGVASAIKIRDQQRATVSMLGDGATSKGDFMEALNVAGVWQLPVVFIINNNQWAISVPRALQSIAPTLAQKALGAGIRGEQVDGNDVIALHQSVEQALIRAREGKGPTLIEAVSYRLSDHTTADDATRYRHPDALKTGWDKEPIKRLRDYLHAQGWWNESNETQWLQHTATLIQEAVDQYLETPPQPASAMFDYLYAELPLQLKKQRKIAIARSDKGVSS
- a CDS encoding alpha-ketoacid dehydrogenase subunit beta; protein product: MSTQQAICMVEAINLALHHAMRNDDTVVLLGEDVGTNGGVFRATIGLKESFGIKRVMDTPLAENMIAGLSIGMAAQGLKPIAEIQFLGFIFPAMEHIICHAARLRNRTRGRLSCPLVIRAPYGGGIHAPEHHSESTEAIFAQIPGLRVVIPSSPQRAYGLLLSAIQNPDPVIFLEPKRIYRSQNQIVEDNGQALPLDTCFTLREGSDISLISWGSMVKETLEAADQLADEGIQCEVIDVASMNPLDRETILASVGKTGRCVIIQEAPLSCSVGSEIASILASKALMDLRAPVTRVGGYDTVMPYFRLEDQYMPQTTQIIDAAKRTMEFA